A genomic stretch from Mya arenaria isolate MELC-2E11 chromosome 10, ASM2691426v1 includes:
- the LOC128205697 gene encoding zinc finger protein 500-like isoform X7 codes for MVTPDMDVIKEVPGYKVILKAVLRAQIQQLIEQLAVTTDEESIILTASVADGTLSHLGSDSAKGFLEENEEVKSQFLGFCLKSHHKRKQEEEQKKRDEEIRKAEAEALQQQQAYQQSIRYMSPQTGVPRMRQQFRTPGGGVRHQPYPLTRPIRASSSPIHSPLQSPIKSAVKLEPQDESSNLSGSDTGISGARNPNDDTTSESGQDGQGGSGDNAQGAGDMSIKLEDIDESELDELEITGVEPGQPMPPAQDWSSNMPMGMGFDPSGGASGSQADMAAQQGYSSDASNMYVCRTCGKRYKYRSQMEIHVRVHTGEKPFKCKYCKKHFSQSSHLNSHLATHLGSMLFKK; via the exons ATGGTTACCCCAGATATGGATGTGATTAAGGAGGTGCCTGGCTACAAGGTCATCCTGAAAGCCGTTCTAAGAGCACAGATACAACAGCTG ATTGAACAGCTGGCCGTTACAACTGATGAAGAGTCGATCATCTTAACAGCGAGCGTCGCTGACGGCACCCTGAGTCATCTTGGTTCTGACTCAGCAAAAGGCTTTCTCGAGGAAAATGAGGAAGTTAAATCGCAGTTCCTCggcttttgtttaaaaa GTCACCATAAACGAAAACAAGAAGAAGAGCAGAAAAAGCGTGACGAGGAGATCAGAAAAGCCGAAGCTGAGGCCCTACAACAGCAACAGGCCTACCAACAATCGATCCGGTACATGTCGCCCCAAACTGGCGTGCCCAGAATGCGGCAGCAGTTCCGAACACCGGGAGGTGGGGTCAGACATCAGCCCTACCCCCTCACGCGCCCAATCAGGGCATCTTCATCGCCTATTCATTCACCATTGCAGTCCCCCATTAAATCCGCGGTCAAGCTTGAGCCTCAGGATGAATCATCGAACCTTAGTGGCAGTGACACTGGAATTAGTGGTGCTAGGAATCCTAATGATGACACAACTTCAGAATCTGGTCAGGATGGGCAGGGTGGCTCAGGTGATAATGCACAGGGAGCTGGTGACATGAGTATTAAACTTGAAGACATTGATGAATCAGAGTTAGATGAACTTGAAATTACGGGTGTTGAACCTGGTCAGCCCATGCCCCCGGCGCAAGATTGGAGTTCTAACATGCCCATGGGAATGGGCTTCGATCCGTCAGGCGGGGCGTCCGGTTCTCAGGCAGATATGGCGGCTCAGCAGGGATACA GTTCAGATGCCTCCAACATGTACGTATGCAGAACGTGTGGCAAAAGATACAAGTATCGCTCGCAAATGGAGATCCACGTCCGCGttcacacaggagagaagccgtTCAAGTGTAAATACTGCAAGAAGCATTTCTCTCAAAGCAGTCACTTGAATTCACACCTCGCAACGCATTTAGGCTCGATGTTGTTCAAGAAGTGA